Proteins from a single region of Kluyveromyces lactis strain NRRL Y-1140 chromosome C complete sequence:
- the MPS1 gene encoding serine/threonine/tyrosine protein kinase MPS1 (similar to uniprot|P54199 Saccharomyces cerevisiae YDL028C MPS1 Dual-specificity kinase required for spindle pole body (SPB) duplication and spindle checkpoint function substrates include SPB proteins Spc42p Spc110p and Spc98p mitotic exit network protein Mob1p and checkpoint protein Mad1p), which translates to MLGSDGVVRLNQSSFPTAESQHEYSRYQDAKTGLEEPTHSNPLHFVRHFNGRNTTHTSNHTEDQSQSTVFTMVNKQFQPSMTTMNTVVKEDNDISNSNSNHDNKYNKLNEESLMKDDTHSHTSQKFKVLQQSMKEELYNSTTKSSNKRNRRFITSRLSSLGPAKRNLSTSFNVDSPSESRVDNSQINSSIINDTSNISQQDIENSHTSNSSNTGYRYHDHNIFLETHRQHSTPSHDENKDPSANLQPNINYENIDFGDLNPYQYLKKYNLPSGELPYISKVYFERQKEENRKTVLRKATSGTLALKREFTQYRRTQTARQPRRKHNFGTDKTSLQDPLSSPLQKNQLVFQEVDRELANKREALKPLDVNNPSSSQEAKRPKYENDHVPEDYRPPFFSHRKAPSPHDSKPFKKVEIVEPPKSTVEVIPLKSEGCDVSSKLNKGDNYLNYNGSFDTKKRTSYAVPTITVNGTAYEKVELLGKGGSGKVYKVKSSDHKVYALKRVSFDEFDESSIDGFKGEIELLKKLENKQRVVKLIDYHMGQGVLFLLMECGEHDLSQVLTQRSKIPFDTEFVRYHFQEMIKCVKVVHDADIVHSDLKPANFVFVKGMLKIIDFGIANAVPDHTVNIYRDNQIGTPNYMAPETLVAMNFTRNDGEQAKWKVGKPSDVWSCGCILYQMVYGKPPYGTFQGNNRLYAIMNPDVKIPYPEKDSFGTVIPRTVIDTIRSCLERNPISRVTIDQLLSGALINPVTVTKFFIHDLIKNAVNYGCDQKHVNNERVEELSEDVWNKLAEFKL; encoded by the coding sequence ATGCTTGGATCTGATGGAGTTGTACGACTTAACCAGTCGTCATTTCCTACAGCAGAAAGCCAACATGAGTATAGTCGATATCAAGATGCTAAAACAGGATTAGAAGAACCTACTCACTCGAACCCTTTGCATTTTGTTAGGCATTTCAATGGACGGAACACTACACATACCTCGAATCACACAGAAGATCAATCTCAATCAACAGTTTTCACAATGGTGAATAAACAATTCCAACCAAGCATGACAACAATGAATACCGTGGtcaaagaagataatgatatttcGAATTCAAATAGCAACCATGACAACAAATATAATAAACTGAACGAGGAGTCACTGATGAAAGACGACACTCACAGTCATACTTCtcaaaagttcaaagtACTGCAACAGAGTATGAAAGAGGAGCTATATAACAGTACAACCAAATCATCAAACAAACGAAATAGAAGGTTTATCACTTCCCGACTGTCCTCACTAGGACCTGCCAAACGTAACCTTTCTACAAGTTTCAATGTGGATTCCCCTAGTGAATCCAGGGTTGATAATAGTCAAATCAACAGTAGCATAATAAATGATACATCTAACATTTCCCAgcaagatattgaaaattcGCATACCTCTAATAGTTCTAATACAGGTTACAGGTACCATGACCATAACATTTTTCTAGAGACTCACAGACAACATTCAACACCCAGCCACGATGAGAACAAGGACCCTTCCGCCAATCTGCAACCTAACATCAACTATGAGAATATAGATTTTGGTGATCTCAACCCATACCAGTACCTAAAGAAGTATAATCTTCCCAGTGGTGAGCTTCCGTACATCTCGAAAGTATATTTTGAAAGGCAAAAGGAAGAGAATAGAAAAACCGTGTTGAGAAAGGCCACCTCTGGAACGCTGGCGTTAAAGAGGGAATTCACTCAATATAGGAGAACTCAAACAGCTCGGCAACCACGGAGAAAACACAACTTTGGCACAGATAAAACGTCGTTACAGGATCCGCTTTCTTCTCCATTGCAGAAAAATCAGCTGGTATTCCAGGAGGTAGATCGTGAACTAGCTAACAAACGCGAAGCGCTGAAACCATTAGATGTCAATAATCCATCTAGCAGTCAAGAAGCTAAGCGACCAAAGTACGAAAATGATCATGTACCCGAGGATTATCGACCTCCTTTTTTCTCCCATAGGAAGGCACCATCGCCACATGATTCGAAACCCTTTAAAAAGGTCGAGATAGTGGAACCTCCGAAATCCACTGTTGAAGTTATTCCTTTGAAGTCCGAGGGTTGCGATGTTTCATCAAAACTGAACAAGGGGGATAATTATCTGAACTATAATGGCTCCTTTGATACAAAGAAGAGAACCTCGTATGCTGTTCCAACGATCACAGTGAACGGTACCGCATATGAAAAGGTGGAACTACTCGGCAAAGGTGGATCGGGTAAAGTTTACAAAGTGAAATCTTCTGATCACAAGGTATACGCGTTGAAACGCGTGTCTttcgatgaatttgatgagTCCAGTATTGATGGCTTCAAAGGGGAAATAGAGCTTCTAAAGAAACTAGAAAACAAGCAGCGAGTTGTTAAGTTAATTGACTATCATATGGGACAAGGTGTCTTATTTCTCCTAATGGAATGTGGTGAACATGATCTATCCCAAGTATTGACTCAGAGATCCAAAATACCATTTGATACGGAATTTGTCAGATATcactttcaagaaatgataaaatgTGTGAAGGTGGTTCACGATGCTGATATTGTCCATTCTGATTTGAAACCCGCaaattttgttttcgtCAAGGGAATGTTAAAGATAATTGATTTTGGGATTGCGAATGCGGTTCCCGATCACACTGTAAATATTTATCGAGACAACCAGATCGGAACTCCCAATTATATGGCTCCCGAGACTTTGGTTGCAATGAACTTCACAAGGAATGATGGTGAACAAGCCAAATGGAAAGTGGGTAAACCATCAGATGTTTGGTCCTGTGGATGTATCCTCTACCAAATGGTGTACGGAAAACCGCCTTATGGTACGTTCCAGGGAAACAATAGGTTATATGCGATCATGAATCCTGATGTTAAGATTCCTTATCCTGAAAAAGACTCTTTCGGTACAGTGATACCAAGAACTGTTATTGACACTATAAGATCAtgtttggaaagaaatcCCATATCTCGTGTTACAATTGACCAGCTATTAAGTGGTGCATTAATTAATCCTGTCACCGTAACAAAATTCTTCATACATgatttgataaaaaatGCAGTAAACTATGGTTGCGATCAAAAACATGTCAATAATGAGCGTGTGGAAGAATTATCTGAAGATGTTTGGAACAAACTAGCTGAATTTAAATTATAG
- the ARP2 gene encoding actin-related protein 2 (highly similar to uniprot|P32381 Saccharomyces cerevisiae YDL029W ARP2 Essential component of the Arp2/3 complex which is a highly conserved actin nucleation center required for the motility and integrity of actin patches involved in endocytosis and membrane growth and polarity) produces MDPHTPIVLDQGTGFVKIGRAGENFPDYTFPSIVGRPILRAEERGHASTPLKDIMIGDEASEVRSYLQISYPMENGIIRNWADMELLWDYAFFEQMKLPTTSGGKVLLTEPPMNPIKNREQMCEVMFEKYDFGGTYVAIQAVLALYAQGLSSGVVVDSGDGVTHIVPVYESVVLNHLTRRLDVAGRDVTRHLIDLLSRRGYAFNRTADFETVRQIKEKLCYVSYDLDLDTKLARETTTLVESYELPDGRVIKVGPERFEAPECLFQPSLVDVEQPGVGELLFNTIQAADVDIRTSLYKAIVLSGGSSMYPGLPSRLEKELKQLWFTRVLRNDPTRLDKFKVRIEDPPRRKHMVFIGGAVLANIMADKDHMWLSKQEWHEIGPAAMSKFGPR; encoded by the coding sequence ATGGACCCACATACtccaattgttcttgatcAGGGTACTGGTTTCGTGAAAATTGGCCGTGCTGGTGAGAACTTCCCAGATTACACCTTCCCATCCATCGTAGGTAGACCGATTCTTAGAGCTGAAGAAAGAGGTCATGCTTCTACCCCATTGAAAGATATCATGATTGGTGATGAAGCAAGTGAAGTTCGTTCATATTTACAGATTTCGTACCCAATGGAAAATGGTATCATCAGAAACTGGGCAGATATGGAATTACTATGGGATTATGCTTTCTTTGAGCAGATGAAATTGCCAACTACATCCGGCGGTAAGGTACTACTTACCGAACCACCAATGAACCCCATTAAAAACAGAGAACAAATGTGTGAAGTTATGTTCGAGAAGTATGATTTTGGTGGCACATACGTTGCAATTCAAGCCGTTCTAGCTCTATATGCTCAAGGTTTGTCGTCGGGTGTCGTTGTTGATTCCGGTGATGGTGTTACTCACATTGTTCCTGTTTATGAATCCGTtgttttgaatcatttgacAAGAAGGTTAGACGTTGCTGGGAGAGATGTAACCAGACACTTAATTGACCTTTTGTCTCGCCGCGGTTATGCATTCAACAGAACTGCCGATTTCGAAACTGTTCGtcaaattaaagaaaagcTTTGTTATGTATCTTATGATCTAGACTTGGACACAAAATTAGCAAGAGAGACGACTACTCTAGTGGAATCTTATGAATTACCCGATGGGAGAGTCATCAAGGTTGGACCGGAAAGATTCGAGGCACCAGAGTGTTTATTCCAACCAAGTTTAGTTGATGTCGAACAACCAGGTGTGGGTGAACTTTTATTCAACACAATACAAGCAGCAGATGTGGATATCAGAACATCACTTTATAAAGCTATCGTCTTGTCTGGTGGTTCATCCATGTACCCAGGTTTACCTTCAAGGTTGGAAAAAGAACTAAAACAACTATGGTTTACAAGGGTTCTACGCAATGATCCCACACGTTTGGATAAATTCAAGGTCAGAATTGAGGACCCACCAAGAAGAAAGCATATGGTGTTCATTGGTGGTGCCGTCTTAGCGAACATTATGGCCGATAAAGACCACATGTGGTTATCGAAGCAAGAATGGCATGAAATAGGTCCTGCTGCAATGTCAAAGTTTGGACCAAGATAA